One Pseudonocardia sediminis DNA window includes the following coding sequences:
- a CDS encoding GntR family transcriptional regulator translates to MGTPLHRTLADELRGRIRSGAIGVGDSLPSEASLCREFATSRGPVRQALAALRDEGLIGGGQGRRPVVLDAVPAQPFESFLSFTRRAELTGHVPGQRLHEIALRRPEPAVAAALDLGPDDYAVQLVRLRLLDDRPAMLERMTYTEKVGRPLLDADLNAGSIYALLTELGTDLHAARHTFDAVAADRLDAEQLGVAVGHPLLRERRLTWSSAGEALEWSEDRYRPDVATVTVTNTRTGWGPVTPS, encoded by the coding sequence GTGGGAACGCCTCTGCACCGGACGCTGGCCGACGAGCTGCGGGGCCGGATCCGCAGCGGTGCGATCGGCGTCGGCGACTCGCTGCCGTCCGAGGCCTCGCTGTGCCGGGAGTTCGCGACGTCGCGCGGCCCGGTCCGCCAGGCACTCGCCGCGTTGCGGGACGAGGGCCTGATCGGGGGTGGTCAGGGACGGCGGCCGGTGGTCCTCGACGCCGTGCCGGCGCAGCCCTTCGAGTCGTTCCTGTCGTTCACCCGGCGCGCCGAGCTGACCGGGCACGTCCCGGGGCAACGGCTGCACGAGATCGCGCTGCGCCGCCCCGAACCGGCGGTGGCGGCCGCGCTCGACCTGGGCCCGGACGACTACGCCGTGCAGCTCGTCCGGCTCCGCCTGCTCGACGACCGCCCGGCGATGCTGGAGCGGATGACCTACACCGAGAAGGTCGGCCGCCCGCTGCTCGACGCCGACCTCAACGCCGGGTCGATCTACGCCCTGCTCACCGAGCTGGGCACGGACCTGCACGCCGCCCGGCACACGTTCGACGCCGTCGCCGCCGACCGGCTCGACGCCGAGCAGCTCGGCGTCGCGGTCGGGCACCCGCTGCTGCGCGAGCGCCGTCTGACCTGGAGCTCGGCGGGCGAGGCCCTGGAATGGTCCGAGGACCGCTACCGCCCGGACGTCGCGACCGTGACCGTCACCAACACCCGTACCGGGTGGGGCCCGGTCACCCCGTCCTGA
- a CDS encoding zinc-binding dehydrogenase, producing the protein MTVLDATNQVSVDVRYACWDGVGLPFRLVEASMPAEPGPGEVLVRVDMATVCGSDVHTVLGHRTSPAPGVLGHEQVGRVVAVGPGAAPARVDGAPVRVGDRVVWSVAASCGACRRCRSGIPQKCLELRKFGHERLDPQRPPTGGFATHCLLPAGTSVVRVPDEVPDVVAAPAGCATATVAAVLDAAGPVGEGTRVLVTGAGMLGVTAAAMAASRGAEVVVSDPDPARRELALRFGAAAVTSTPARAAHDVALELSGAPAAVAACVDGLDVGGVAVLAGSVSPGPGLQIDPERVVRGLLTVVGVHNYAPHHLRTAVEFLAARHGGFPFHELVDGAHPLDAMAEAFAAAGARGAAPRQAVVPGAALRA; encoded by the coding sequence ATGACCGTCCTCGACGCCACGAACCAGGTCTCCGTCGACGTGCGCTACGCCTGCTGGGACGGGGTCGGGCTCCCGTTCCGGCTCGTCGAGGCGTCGATGCCGGCCGAGCCCGGACCGGGTGAGGTGCTGGTCCGGGTCGACATGGCGACGGTGTGCGGCAGCGACGTGCACACCGTGCTCGGCCACCGGACGTCGCCGGCGCCGGGCGTCCTGGGGCACGAGCAGGTCGGCCGCGTGGTCGCGGTCGGGCCCGGCGCCGCCCCGGCCCGCGTCGACGGGGCCCCGGTGCGGGTGGGGGACCGGGTCGTGTGGTCGGTCGCGGCGTCCTGCGGGGCGTGCCGGCGCTGCCGGAGCGGAATCCCGCAGAAGTGCCTCGAGCTGCGGAAGTTCGGCCACGAGCGGCTCGATCCGCAGCGTCCGCCCACCGGGGGCTTCGCCACCCACTGCCTGCTGCCCGCGGGAACCTCCGTCGTCCGGGTGCCCGACGAGGTGCCGGACGTCGTGGCGGCCCCGGCGGGGTGCGCGACGGCGACGGTGGCCGCGGTGCTGGACGCGGCGGGCCCGGTCGGCGAGGGCACCCGGGTGCTCGTGACCGGCGCCGGGATGCTGGGCGTCACGGCGGCGGCGATGGCGGCGAGCCGGGGTGCCGAGGTGGTGGTCTCGGACCCGGACCCGGCGCGCCGTGAGCTCGCCCTGCGGTTCGGTGCGGCAGCCGTCACGAGCACGCCGGCGCGCGCGGCCCACGACGTGGCGCTGGAGCTCTCCGGCGCTCCCGCGGCGGTCGCGGCCTGTGTCGACGGGCTCGACGTCGGCGGGGTCGCGGTGCTCGCCGGGTCCGTCTCGCCCGGGCCGGGCCTGCAGATCGACCCGGAACGGGTGGTGCGCGGGCTGCTGACGGTCGTCGGCGTCCACAACTACGCGCCCCACCACCTGCGGACGGCCGTCGAGTTCCTGGCCGCGCGGCACGGTGGGTTCCCGTTCCACGAGCTGGTCGACGGCGCCCACCCGCTCGACGCGATGGCCGAGGCCTTCGCCGCCGCCGGTGCTCGCGGCGCGGCGCCGCGTCAGGCCGTCGTGCCCGGCGCGGCGCTCCGGGCCTGA
- a CDS encoding AMP-binding protein, translating to MAPLDEVLVQPYRVDESAWYWSLPPVARMRAEGLRFTTPVTVLVGENGAGKSTLVEAIATAWENSLSGAQGRHWSAGVWLLDEPEAALSFSSTGSARWSGRSWRSSGTGGRSSTDRTATCGTCGTEWPGRAVRGTSRRCPAMIVPARVGPATTAPKDVEPMTETLLDALRHTVAERGDALAVRTRDDAVRWTWSELDGLARRAAGGLAGLGVGHGSVVALLLDNRPEFHVADLGAVLLGAATVSIYNTSSPEQIDYVLRDSGASVLITQQSYLPAVEAAAAAGNDVRVVVLDGPAADPTPGWDDLLAADPVERAADVTAEDLLTIIYTSGTTGPPKGVELTHRNLLSANRSIGEHVGLGAGDRVICWLPLAHIAERDASYYLAVLYGLEVTTCADPRQVGAALREVRPHFFFAVPRIWEKLKAGAEASIAGRADAERTVIESAVADATEAARLGQAGDPVPDDLAGRVAAAAPVLASLRAALGLDEARAANIGAAPSSPDLALFFLALGIPLAEIYGMSENCAACTCNPAGAIRVGTAGPPLPGVELRIADDGEVLMRSDAVMRGYRGKPEETATVLGADGFLRTGDIGVVEDGYLRIVDRKKELIINAAGKNISPSAVEAAVKSRSPLIGQACVIGDGRSYNVALLVLDPEVAAGRDADDPSVTDEIARAVGEGNRRLARVEQVRRYAIVTDPWVPGGDELTPTMKLKRRPITEKYAETIESLYAGGGVEAG from the coding sequence GTGGCTCCGCTCGACGAGGTCCTGGTGCAGCCGTACCGCGTCGACGAGTCGGCCTGGTACTGGTCGCTGCCCCCGGTGGCCCGGATGCGGGCCGAGGGTCTGCGGTTCACCACCCCGGTGACGGTGCTGGTGGGCGAGAACGGGGCGGGCAAGTCCACGCTGGTCGAGGCGATCGCCACGGCGTGGGAGAACTCGCTGAGCGGCGCGCAGGGCAGGCACTGGTCGGCCGGGGTGTGGCTGCTCGACGAGCCGGAGGCGGCTCTGTCGTTCTCCTCCACGGGTTCCGCGCGATGGAGTGGGAGGAGCTGGAGGTCGTCCGGCACTGGCGGTCGTTCCTCGACGGACCGGACCGCTACCTGCGGCACCTGCGGGACTGAATGGCCCGGGCGTGCCGTGCGTGGCACCTCACGGCGTTGCCCGGCGATGATCGTTCCTGCCAGGGTCGGTCCCGCGACGACCGCACCGAAGGACGTGGAGCCGATGACCGAGACCCTGCTGGACGCGCTGCGCCACACCGTCGCCGAGCGCGGTGACGCCCTCGCCGTGCGCACCCGGGACGACGCGGTCCGCTGGACCTGGAGCGAGCTGGACGGCCTGGCCCGCCGGGCCGCGGGCGGGCTCGCCGGCCTCGGCGTCGGCCACGGCTCGGTGGTGGCGCTGCTGCTGGACAACCGCCCGGAGTTCCACGTCGCCGACCTGGGCGCGGTGCTGCTCGGCGCGGCCACGGTGTCGATCTACAACACGTCCTCGCCGGAGCAGATCGACTACGTGCTGCGCGACTCCGGCGCGTCGGTGCTGATCACGCAGCAGAGCTACCTGCCCGCGGTGGAGGCCGCCGCCGCGGCCGGGAACGACGTGCGGGTGGTCGTGCTCGACGGGCCCGCCGCCGACCCGACGCCTGGCTGGGACGACCTGCTGGCCGCCGACCCGGTCGAGCGGGCCGCGGACGTCACCGCCGAGGACCTGCTGACGATCATCTACACGTCCGGGACGACCGGCCCGCCCAAGGGTGTCGAGCTGACCCACCGCAACCTTCTCAGCGCGAACCGGTCGATCGGGGAGCACGTCGGTCTCGGCGCGGGGGACCGGGTGATCTGCTGGCTCCCGCTGGCGCACATCGCCGAACGCGACGCGTCCTACTACCTCGCGGTGCTCTACGGCCTGGAGGTCACCACCTGCGCCGACCCGCGCCAGGTCGGCGCAGCACTGCGCGAGGTCCGGCCGCACTTCTTCTTCGCGGTGCCCCGGATCTGGGAGAAGCTCAAGGCCGGCGCCGAGGCCTCGATCGCCGGTCGCGCCGACGCCGAGCGCACGGTGATCGAGTCGGCGGTCGCGGACGCGACCGAGGCCGCCCGGCTCGGGCAGGCCGGCGACCCGGTGCCCGACGACCTCGCCGGACGGGTGGCGGCGGCCGCGCCGGTGCTGGCGTCGCTGCGGGCCGCGCTCGGGCTCGACGAGGCCCGCGCCGCGAACATCGGCGCCGCGCCCAGCTCGCCGGACCTGGCCCTGTTCTTCCTGGCGCTGGGCATCCCGCTCGCCGAGATCTACGGCATGTCGGAGAACTGCGCGGCCTGCACGTGCAACCCGGCCGGGGCGATCCGCGTCGGGACGGCGGGCCCGCCGCTGCCGGGGGTGGAGCTGCGGATCGCCGACGACGGCGAGGTCCTGATGCGCTCGGACGCGGTGATGCGCGGCTACCGCGGCAAGCCCGAGGAGACCGCCACCGTGCTCGGTGCCGACGGGTTCCTGCGGACCGGGGACATCGGCGTCGTCGAGGACGGCTACCTGCGGATCGTCGACCGCAAGAAGGAACTGATCATCAACGCGGCGGGCAAGAACATCTCCCCGTCCGCGGTGGAGGCGGCGGTCAAGTCCCGGTCGCCGCTGATCGGGCAGGCCTGCGTGATCGGCGACGGCCGCAGCTACAACGTCGCGTTGCTCGTCCTCGACCCGGAGGTCGCGGCCGGGCGCGATGCCGACGACCCGTCCGTCACCGACGAGATCGCCCGCGCGGTGGGGGAGGGCAACCGTCGCCTCGCCCGGGTCGAGCAGGTGCGCCGCTACGCGATCGTCACCGACCCCTGGGTGCCCGGCGGGGACGAGCTGACGCCGACGATGAAGCTCAAGCGACGTCCGATCACCGAGAAGTACGCCGAGACCATCGAGTCGCTCTACGCCGGGGGAGGCGTCGAGGCGGGCTGA
- a CDS encoding DUF4177 domain-containing protein produces the protein MATTFEHKLMKYDQKWKGFDYGAIERDLVDLGAEGWEVVSTIVPSMGSGHTTEIAVLLKRTLA, from the coding sequence ATGGCCACCACGTTCGAGCACAAGCTCATGAAGTACGACCAGAAGTGGAAGGGGTTCGACTACGGCGCGATCGAGCGCGACCTCGTCGACCTCGGCGCCGAGGGCTGGGAGGTCGTCAGCACGATCGTCCCGAGCATGGGGTCCGGGCACACCACCGAGATCGCCGTCCTGCTCAAGAGGACCCTGGCCTGA
- a CDS encoding glycosyltransferase has product MVTSRAAGRAWSAAVDAGAVLAVAATAHQVVNLRALRTPSPRPPDVGEPVSVLVPARDEAHRIGPTVRSLLAQVGVADLEILVLDDGSTDGTADVVRAATGDDDRVRVHTGTPPPGGWLGKPHACAQLAALARGRVLVLVDADVVLAPHAVAAAVALLRAPDRPLDLLCPWPRQLADGVAPRLLQPLQVWSWTSLLPLRRAERSHRPSFAAANGQFLLVDAAALARAGGFGAVAGEVLDDIGLARAVMASGGHAGVADGSTVASCRMYEGWTDLSAGYRKSLWSAFGTTPRAAAVAAALALVYLVPPLAALGGSRAGLAGYAAAVAGRALAARRTGGRVWPDALAHPLSVAGTIGLLAASVAGHRRGTLTWKGRVL; this is encoded by the coding sequence ATGGTCACGTCGAGAGCTGCCGGACGGGCGTGGTCCGCCGCCGTCGACGCGGGAGCGGTCCTCGCGGTGGCCGCCACGGCGCACCAGGTCGTCAACCTGCGGGCGCTGCGCACGCCGTCGCCGCGGCCGCCGGACGTCGGTGAGCCGGTGTCGGTGCTGGTCCCGGCCCGCGACGAGGCCCACCGCATCGGCCCGACCGTCCGGTCGCTGCTCGCCCAGGTCGGCGTCGCCGACCTGGAGATCCTGGTGCTCGACGACGGCTCCACCGACGGCACGGCCGACGTCGTGCGCGCGGCCACCGGCGACGACGACCGGGTGCGGGTCCACACCGGGACACCGCCGCCGGGCGGGTGGCTGGGCAAGCCGCACGCCTGCGCGCAGCTCGCCGCCCTCGCCCGGGGCCGGGTGCTGGTGCTCGTCGACGCCGACGTCGTGCTCGCCCCGCACGCCGTCGCAGCGGCGGTGGCCCTGCTGCGCGCCCCGGACCGGCCGCTCGACCTGCTCTGCCCGTGGCCGCGGCAGCTCGCCGACGGTGTCGCCCCGCGGCTGCTGCAGCCGTTGCAGGTCTGGTCCTGGACCTCGCTGCTGCCGCTGCGCCGGGCCGAACGGTCGCACCGGCCGAGCTTCGCCGCGGCGAACGGGCAGTTCCTGCTCGTCGACGCGGCGGCGCTGGCCCGGGCCGGGGGGTTCGGAGCCGTCGCGGGCGAGGTGCTCGACGACATCGGGCTCGCCCGGGCCGTGATGGCCTCCGGTGGCCACGCCGGGGTCGCCGACGGCTCGACGGTCGCGTCCTGCCGGATGTACGAGGGATGGACCGACCTGAGCGCGGGCTACCGCAAGTCCCTGTGGTCGGCGTTCGGCACCACGCCGCGAGCCGCCGCGGTGGCGGCGGCCCTGGCGCTGGTCTACCTCGTGCCGCCGCTGGCCGCTCTGGGTGGGTCGCGGGCCGGGCTGGCGGGCTACGCCGCGGCCGTCGCCGGGCGGGCCCTGGCCGCGCGACGCACGGGTGGCCGGGTGTGGCCGGACGCGCTGGCCCACCCGCTGTCGGTGGCGGGCACGATCGGGCTCCTCGCCGCCTCCGTGGCCGGGCACCGCCGCGGCACGCTGACCTGGAAGGGCCGGGTCCTCTAG
- a CDS encoding calcium/sodium antiporter: MLLGIGGLALLLVGAELLVRSGSRLATRLGLSPMVIGLTVVSIGTSLPELAIGIDAARSSSPGLATGNIVGTNLVNLLFVLGLGALLRPVLFDRRTLRVDLPVMVVVTLLFFVLTRDGNLGPFDGALLLLVAVAYTVLIFRTNRREDMAAEAGVDEEGAHQEGDGPRGGAALQLLVLVASVALVVVGAELLVDGAVQGARAFGVDEAVIGLTVVAIGTSAPELVTMLVAIARGRTGLAVGNIVGSSVYNIALVLGVTVLAAPAATVAVPGDVVDADLVLLAVATLGAGLAMRTGAKLTRVEGGALVLVYVTYLAWLVVTRT; encoded by the coding sequence GTGCTCCTCGGCATCGGCGGACTGGCGCTGCTGCTCGTCGGCGCCGAGCTCCTCGTCCGGTCCGGGAGCCGGCTCGCCACCCGGCTCGGCCTGTCCCCCATGGTCATCGGCCTGACCGTCGTCTCGATCGGCACCAGCCTGCCCGAGCTCGCGATCGGGATCGACGCCGCGCGGTCCAGCAGCCCCGGGCTGGCGACCGGCAACATCGTCGGGACGAACCTGGTCAACCTGCTGTTCGTCCTGGGCCTGGGCGCGCTGCTGCGCCCGGTGCTGTTCGACCGCCGGACCCTGCGCGTCGACCTGCCGGTCATGGTCGTGGTGACGCTGCTGTTCTTCGTCCTCACCCGGGACGGGAACCTGGGCCCGTTCGACGGCGCGTTGCTGCTCCTCGTCGCCGTCGCCTACACGGTGCTGATCTTCCGGACGAACCGGCGGGAGGACATGGCCGCCGAGGCCGGGGTCGACGAGGAGGGGGCCCACCAGGAGGGGGACGGACCGCGGGGCGGCGCCGCCCTCCAGCTGCTGGTCCTCGTCGCGTCCGTGGCCCTGGTCGTCGTCGGCGCGGAGCTGCTGGTCGACGGCGCCGTGCAGGGCGCCCGCGCGTTCGGGGTGGACGAGGCCGTCATCGGCCTGACGGTCGTGGCCATCGGGACGTCGGCACCGGAGCTGGTGACGATGCTGGTCGCCATCGCCCGCGGGCGGACCGGGCTGGCCGTGGGTAACATCGTCGGGTCGAGCGTCTACAACATCGCGCTGGTCCTCGGAGTGACCGTGCTCGCCGCGCCGGCGGCGACCGTCGCGGTGCCGGGCGACGTCGTCGACGCCGACCTGGTGCTGCTCGCCGTCGCCACCCTCGGGGCCGGGCTCGCGATGCGGACGGGCGCGAAGCTGACCCGCGTCGAGGGCGGGGCGCTGGTGCTGGTCTACGTGACGTACCTGGCCTGGCTGGTCGTGACGCGGACCTGA
- a CDS encoding CDP-alcohol phosphatidyltransferase family protein, whose amino-acid sequence MSGIAEWSRMHGGVLPGSAAQGWLRGVQRLAQWGPVARTSPDALSAAGVVTTAGALAAAWPGGRWALLAALLVVLAGVLDGLDGAVALATGRTRPLGAVVDAAADRVGDLLLVAILLVLGAPAGWCVAVAVLVTLHEYLRARAQAAGMPGMGAVTAAERPTRVIVVAVACLGTGVLPGGTPFTGWNWAAVCAIGFTVVAVAGLVHLVLGIRRTIPAA is encoded by the coding sequence GTGAGCGGGATCGCGGAGTGGTCGAGGATGCACGGCGGTGTGCTGCCCGGGTCGGCCGCACAGGGCTGGCTGCGCGGGGTGCAGCGCCTGGCGCAGTGGGGCCCGGTGGCCCGCACCTCGCCCGACGCCCTGTCCGCGGCCGGCGTGGTGACGACCGCCGGCGCCCTCGCCGCGGCCTGGCCCGGCGGCCGGTGGGCGCTGCTCGCGGCACTGCTGGTCGTGCTCGCCGGGGTCCTCGACGGGCTCGACGGCGCCGTCGCGCTGGCCACCGGCCGGACCCGGCCCCTCGGTGCCGTGGTCGACGCGGCCGCCGACCGGGTCGGTGACCTGCTGCTGGTGGCGATCCTGCTGGTGCTCGGCGCGCCCGCGGGGTGGTGCGTCGCGGTGGCCGTCCTGGTGACCCTGCACGAGTACCTCCGTGCCCGCGCCCAGGCCGCGGGCATGCCCGGGATGGGCGCGGTGACCGCCGCCGAACGGCCGACGCGGGTGATCGTGGTCGCCGTCGCCTGCCTGGGGACCGGTGTCCTGCCCGGCGGCACCCCGTTCACGGGATGGAACTGGGCCGCTGTGTGCGCGATCGGGTTCACGGTGGTCGCGGTGGCCGGCTTGGTCCACCTGGTGCTGGGGATCCGGCGGACGATCCCGGCCGCCTGA
- a CDS encoding L-histidine N(alpha)-methyltransferase yields the protein MTDTTVRIVGVDHDAAFWDDTAELRACLTEPVPRIPPWFGYDERGSALFEQITELPTYYLTRTEWSLLRRYGPDIAARLGCGRIAELGSGSAKKTRLLLRAAVARRPTTYLPVDVSREMLTSSAEALRTSIPSLDVVGLWGRYEAGLDHLRADDDGEPLAVMFLGGNLGNTTPDERHALLARCAASLRPGDAFLVSADLVKPAAVFEECYNDPPEHTAFADFRLNHLVHLINRFGCDADPASFRPHARYDTATGEVVGHLWSERDQHVSIPGLDLELDLRSGDGINVGFSAKFDRERFVADVAAHGLAPEAQWVDPERQYGIFLFRR from the coding sequence ATGACCGACACGACGGTCCGCATCGTCGGCGTCGACCACGACGCCGCGTTCTGGGACGACACCGCGGAGCTGCGTGCCTGCCTGACCGAGCCGGTGCCGCGGATCCCGCCGTGGTTCGGCTACGACGAGCGCGGCTCCGCGCTGTTCGAGCAGATCACCGAGCTGCCGACGTACTACCTCACCCGGACCGAGTGGTCGCTTCTGCGCCGCTACGGGCCCGACATCGCCGCGCGCCTGGGCTGCGGGCGGATCGCGGAGCTCGGCAGCGGGAGCGCGAAGAAGACACGTCTGCTGCTGCGCGCCGCCGTGGCCCGCCGTCCCACCACCTACCTGCCGGTCGACGTCAGCCGCGAGATGCTGACCTCCAGCGCCGAGGCGCTGCGGACCTCGATCCCGTCGCTGGACGTCGTCGGGCTCTGGGGGCGCTACGAGGCCGGGCTCGACCATCTGCGCGCCGACGACGACGGCGAGCCGCTGGCCGTCATGTTCCTCGGCGGCAACCTGGGCAACACCACCCCCGACGAGCGCCACGCGCTGCTGGCCCGGTGTGCGGCGAGCCTGCGCCCGGGCGACGCGTTCCTCGTCTCGGCGGACCTGGTCAAGCCGGCCGCGGTGTTCGAGGAGTGCTACAACGACCCGCCCGAGCACACCGCGTTCGCCGACTTCCGGCTCAACCACCTGGTCCACCTGATCAACCGGTTCGGCTGCGACGCGGACCCGGCCTCGTTCCGCCCGCACGCCCGCTACGACACCGCGACCGGGGAGGTCGTCGGGCACCTGTGGTCCGAGCGCGACCAGCACGTGTCGATCCCCGGCCTCGACCTCGAGCTCGACCTGCGCAGCGGGGACGGGATCAACGTCGGCTTCTCGGCGAAGTTCGACCGGGAACGGTTCGTCGCCGACGTCGCGGCGCACGGCCTGGCCCCGGAGGCGCAGTGGGTGGACCCGGAACGGCAGTACGGCATCTTCCTGTTCCGGCGCTGA
- a CDS encoding iron-containing redox enzyme family protein, with amino-acid sequence MTSTTEIPRPTTAGLPAPRGPLSEAVIALLCAEHDDGLATAVAVARSVVGDADPYGDDLQLALHCCYELHYRGYPGVDDDREWDPLVLGVRRELERAFLAALRRDVDAGDDVAGEVAALLVEPVGPGAETGVSHHLRRDGELWQLREYVAHRSIYHLMEADPQAWVIPRLHGAAKAGLVSVEHDEYGGGDPARMHSQLFADMMAELDLSTVPGHYVDAVPAATLAEVNLMSLCGLHRSLRGALVGQFAVVELTSSPGSDRLVRAMRRLGCGPASIRFYDEHVEADAVHEQIVRRGVLDPLLAAEPELAADVVFGMRASALLGDRLSALVLDAWSQGRSSLRRPLAEVSR; translated from the coding sequence GTGACCAGCACGACCGAGATACCGCGTCCCACGACCGCCGGCCTGCCCGCCCCGCGCGGCCCGCTCTCCGAGGCCGTGATCGCCCTGTTGTGCGCCGAGCACGACGACGGTCTCGCGACGGCGGTGGCGGTCGCGCGGAGCGTCGTCGGCGACGCCGACCCCTACGGCGACGACCTGCAGCTCGCCCTGCACTGCTGCTACGAGCTGCACTACCGCGGATACCCCGGCGTCGACGACGACCGCGAGTGGGACCCGCTCGTGCTCGGCGTGCGCCGCGAGCTGGAGCGGGCGTTCCTGGCCGCGCTGCGCCGGGACGTGGACGCCGGTGACGACGTCGCGGGCGAGGTCGCGGCCCTGCTCGTCGAGCCGGTCGGGCCGGGCGCGGAGACCGGGGTCTCGCACCACCTGCGCCGCGACGGCGAGCTGTGGCAGCTGCGCGAGTACGTCGCGCACCGCTCGATCTACCACCTCATGGAGGCCGACCCGCAGGCCTGGGTGATCCCGCGCCTGCACGGGGCGGCCAAGGCCGGCCTGGTCTCGGTCGAGCACGACGAGTACGGCGGGGGAGACCCGGCCCGGATGCACTCGCAGCTCTTCGCCGACATGATGGCCGAGCTGGACCTGTCCACGGTGCCCGGGCACTACGTCGACGCGGTGCCCGCGGCGACGCTGGCCGAGGTCAACCTGATGTCGCTGTGCGGGCTGCACCGCAGCCTGCGCGGGGCCCTGGTCGGGCAGTTCGCGGTCGTCGAGCTGACGTCCTCGCCGGGGTCGGACCGGCTCGTGCGGGCGATGCGGCGGCTGGGCTGCGGCCCGGCGTCGATCCGTTTCTACGACGAGCACGTCGAGGCCGACGCGGTGCACGAGCAGATCGTCCGCCGTGGCGTCCTGGACCCGCTGCTGGCCGCCGAGCCCGAGCTCGCCGCCGACGTCGTGTTCGGGATGCGTGCCTCGGCCCTGCTGGGCGACCGGCTCTCCGCGCTCGTGCTCGACGCCTGGTCGCAGGGCCGTTCCAGCCTGCGCCGCCCGCTGGCGGAGGTGTCGCGATGA
- a CDS encoding CDGSH iron-sulfur domain-containing protein yields the protein MPREPGDRHRVTLTGEGPVLVEGPVEVVLPDGGTVRSDRPVVALCACRRSRRYPFCDTSHRARVRPEHQEDHS from the coding sequence GTGCCGCGTGAGCCCGGTGACCGTCACCGGGTCACACTGACCGGAGAGGGTCCGGTGCTCGTCGAGGGCCCGGTGGAGGTCGTGCTGCCCGACGGCGGGACGGTCCGTTCGGACCGCCCGGTCGTCGCGTTGTGCGCCTGCCGGCGCAGCCGCCGCTACCCGTTCTGCGACACCAGCCATCGTGCCCGGGTCCGCCCGGAGCACCAGGAGGACCATTCGTGA
- a CDS encoding HemK2/MTQ2 family protein methyltransferase, whose protein sequence is MTPLLSPPGVYRPQSDTAVLIGALQRDDLARGRDVLDLGTGTGAVALAACGAGAASVTAVDLSRRAVMVTRMNCRLRRARIAVHRGDLFAPVRDRRFDLIVANPPYVPAETEALPRYGIARCWDAGIDGRAVLDRICDGATDRLSEDGVVLLVHSAACNADATVARLARAGLVAEVVDRVHVPLGPVMRARRAMHETRGLVEPGARSEELVVVRAHRAA, encoded by the coding sequence ATGACGCCGCTGCTGAGCCCACCCGGGGTGTACCGCCCCCAGTCCGACACCGCGGTACTGATCGGGGCTCTCCAGCGCGACGATCTCGCCCGCGGGCGGGACGTCCTGGATCTCGGCACCGGGACCGGGGCGGTCGCGCTGGCCGCCTGCGGGGCCGGGGCCGCCTCGGTCACCGCCGTCGACCTCTCGCGCCGCGCGGTGATGGTGACCCGGATGAACTGCCGGCTGCGACGGGCCCGGATCGCGGTGCACCGGGGCGACCTGTTCGCCCCGGTCCGCGACCGGCGGTTCGACCTGATCGTGGCGAACCCGCCGTACGTCCCGGCCGAGACCGAGGCGCTGCCGCGCTACGGCATCGCCCGCTGCTGGGACGCCGGCATCGACGGGCGCGCCGTCCTGGACCGGATCTGCGACGGCGCCACCGACCGCCTGTCCGAGGACGGGGTGGTGCTGCTGGTGCACTCGGCGGCCTGCAACGCCGACGCGACCGTGGCCCGCCTGGCGCGGGCCGGGCTCGTCGCCGAGGTCGTCGACCGGGTGCACGTCCCGCTCGGGCCGGTGATGCGGGCACGGCGGGCCATGCACGAGACGCGCGGCCTCGTCGAACCCGGCGCACGGTCCGAGGAGCTCGTGGTGGTCAGGGCGCACCGTGCCGCGTGA